The genomic window TAAATGATTTCATACGTGTGACGCTCTtatatggataatgttttcaaaaaacataCGGTGCAGTTAATTCCTCCTCAGCATTTCATATTTACAGGAATTCATAATGATGACATCAGATGTGTTTAAGTCACTAAGTTCAAAGGAAGATGGTGATGGAcctttctacaaaataaatcattttctacttatataaaataatgaataaatcacacatgcaatgtttttgctctttatgttttaatttatgAAGGTGCTGTACATTTACTTCTATCATAATTGATAGAATTACAGTAGCATCAGATTTTTTCATGCAACATTAATTTCATTTCAACAAATATTAGTAAATGAACATTTCAGGAAGAGGATTGAAAATAGTCATTTTTCCAGATGTACAGTATTGGCCAAAAGTGATTTCCGACTGGAGAATACTGACATTTTCCCCCTTTATTCAGATAATAATCATATTGCATATCTGTGTTTGGAGtcgattgttttatttgtgataataacGCAATGAAACCTGCAAAATTGTGCGACATCATTTTTGTCCAGTCTGTCAAAGAAatgatcaacatattttttcaAAGCAAACCAAACCTGTAGCTGNNNNNNNNNNNNNNNNNNNNNNNNNNNNNNNNNNNNNNNNNNNNNNNNNNNNNNNNNNNNNNNNNNNNNNNNNNNNNNNNNNNNNNNNNNNNNNNNNNNNNNNNNNNNNNNNNNNNNNNNNNNNNNNNNNNNNNNNNNNNNNNNNNNNNNNNNNNNNNNNNNNNNNNNNNNNNNNNNNNNNNNNNNNNNNNNNNNNNNNNNNNNNNNNNNNNNNNNNNNNNNNNNNNNNNNNNNNNNNNNNNNNNNNNNNNNNNNNNNNNNNNNNNNNNNNNNNNNNNNNNNNNNNNNNNNNNNNNNNNNNNNNNNNNNNNNNNNNNNNNNNNNNNNNNNNNNNNNNNNNNNNNNNNNNNNNNNNNNNNNNNNNNNNNNNNNNNNNNNNNNNNNNNNNNNNNNNNNNNNNNNNNNNNNNNNNNNNNNNNNNNNNNNNNNNNNNNNNNNNNNNNNNNNNNNNNNNNNNNNNNNNNNNNNNNNNNNNNNNNNNNNNNNNNNNNNNNNNNNNNNNNNNNNNNNNNNNNNNNNNNNNNNNNNNNNNNNNNNNNNNNNNNNNNNNNNNNNNNNNNNNNNNNNNNNNNNNNNNNNNNNNNNNNNNNNNNNNNNNNNNNNNNNNNNNNNNNNNNNNNNNNNNNNNNNNNNNNNNNNNNNNNNNNNNNNNNNNNNNNNNNNNNNNNNNNNNNNNNNNNNNNNNNNNNNNNNNNNNNNNNNNNNNNNNNNNNNNNNNNNNNNNNNNNNNNNNNNNNNNNNNNNNNNNNNNNNNNNNNNNNNNNNNNNNNNNNNNNNNNNNNNNNNNNNNNNNNNNNNNNNNNNNNNNNNNNNNNNNNNNNNNNNNNNNNNNNNNNNNNNNNNNNNNNNNNNNNNNNNNNNNNNNNNNNNNNNNNNNNNNNNNNNNNNNNNNNNNNNNNNNNNNNNNNNNNNNNNNNNNNNNNNNNNNNNNNNNNNNNNNNNNNNNNNNNNNNNNNNNNNNNNNNNNNNNNNNNNNNNNNNNNNNNNNNNNNNNNNNNNNTTGTTTGAACACATTGCATCATATGCTTAATTTCTGTTTGTCCTCAAAGGCATCAAAAGCTTCTGTCAGACAGCCAAAGTCAAAAATAAAGGAGAAGGACAGTGTCCAAGTAGTGTCGGACAGTTCACAGGTAAGACTAAGTTGAATTGAGGCAAATTCAAGGCCATGATGACATGGTAACGTGTACAAAGactataacataaaaaaaaagtgtgttacAACAACATGAAAATGTTGATTCTCTTCTGTTTGTCCTCATAGACATCAAAAGCTTCTGTCAGACAGCCAAAGTCAAAAATAAAGGAGAAGGACAGTGTCCAAGTAGTGTCGGACAGTTCACAGGTAAGACTAAGTTGAATTGAGGCAAATTCAAGGCCATGATGACATGGTAACGTGTACAAAGactataacattaaaaaaaagtgtgttacaacaacattaaaatgttgATTCTCTTCTGTTTGTCCTCATAGACATCAAAAGCTTCTGTCAGACAGCCAAAGTCAAAAATAAAGGAGAAGGACAGTGTCCAAGTAGTGTCGGACAGTTCACAGGTAAGACTAAGTTGAATTGAGGCAAATTCAAGGCCATGACGACATGGTAACGTGTACAAAGactataacattaaaaaaaagtgtgttacaacaacatgaaaatgtttattcTCTTCTGTTTGTCCTCATAGGCATCAAACGATTCTGTCAGACAGCCAAAGTCAAGAATGAAAGAAAAGGACAGTGTCCAAGTAGTGTCGGACAGTTCACAGGTAAGACTAAGTTGAATTGAGGCAAATTCAAGGCCATGATGACATGGTAATGTGTACAAAGactataacattaaaaaaaagtgtgttaCAACAACATGAAAATGTTGATTCTCTTCTGTTTGTCCTCATAGGCATCAAAAGCTTCTGTCAGACAGCCAAAGTCAAAAATAAAGGAGAAGGACAGTGTCCAAGTAGTGTCGACCAGTTCACAGGTAAGACTAAGTTGAATTGAGGCAAATTCAAGGCCATGATGACATGGTAACGTGTACAAAGactataacattaaaaaaaagtgtgttaCAACAACATGAAAATGTTGATTCTCTTCTGTTTGTCCTCATAGACATCAAAAGCTTCTGTCAGACAGCCAAAGTCAAGAATGAAAGAAAAGGACAGTGTCCAAGTAGTGTCGGACAGTTCACAGGTAAGACTAAGTTGAATTGAGGCAAATTCAAGGCCATGATGACATGGTAACGTGTACAAAGactataacattaaaaaaaagtgtgttacaacaacattaaaatgttgATTCTCTTCTGTTTGTCCTCATAGACATCAAAAGCTTCTGTCAGACAGCCAAAGTCAAAAATAAAGGAGAAGGACAGTGTCCAAGTAGTGTCGGACAGTTCACAGGTAAGACTAAGTTGAATTGAGGCAAATTCAAGGCCATGACGACATGGTAATGTGTACAAAGactataacattaaaaaaaagtgtgttacaacaacattaaaatgttgATTCTCTTCTGTTTGTCCTCATAGACATCAAAAGCTTCTGTCAGACAGCCAAAGTCAAAAATAAAGGAGAAGGACAGTGTCCAAGTAGTGTCGGACAGTTCACAGGTAAGACTAAGTTGAATTGAGGCAAATTCAAGGCCATGATGACATGGTAACGTGTACAAAGactataacattaaaaaaaagtgtgttaCAACAACATGAAAATGTTGATTCTCTTCTGTTTGTCCTCATAGGCATCAAAAGCTTCTGTCAGACAGCCAAAGTCAAAAATAAAGGAGAAGGACAGTGTCCAAGTAGTGTCGGACAGTTCACAGGTAAGACTAAGTTGAATTGAGGCAAATTCAAGGCCATGACGACACGGTAACGTGTACAAAGAATATAAAATTAGTGTGTTACAACAACATGAAAATGTTGATTCACGCCTGATTAAATAATCAATGTCAATtatgtaacaaaaaatatagaGAAAAATGGGTATTATGTCCTTTAACAAAAGTGACAGGTAGTAGAACATAGGGAGTCTAGGTATTGTCACAGTCACCGTCTGTCTCACCTTCCCCGGACTCCACTTCCCAGCATCACTTTGGTTCCTCACCTGCACACCATCTGCAATCACTGATTACCACCAGCTTTCACTCATCATCTGCACTCAAAAGGCTCTCACACATTTCACTCAGCGTCTGGTCTCGTCAATGGAAAGCACTATGTCTATGGCAAGAACTATGTCTTACGTACCTGGACTCCTTATCTGTTACTCACCTGAGATTCCCGTATCCTCTTCCATCCATCTTCCGTCGTCTGCTCTCTGTTCCCCATGGATCCTTCATCTGAAAAAAGATTCTTCTATTAATTCACCAGCTAAGTGACTGTTCCAAAGTGCTTGTTCATTGACTCACCTGAAATCTCTTTACCAATGTCCGTGCCTCTGTTTAAATAAACACCTGTTGATCATTTACATTTCTCACACCATCTGTATCCCTGGCAGAAGACCAGACCTCATGCAGAGCACCACAGAGTCAGGCTGGGAATTCCCCGGACAGATCACGGGGGTGGCCCATTCCAGCCGCgatctgtttacattcactgaCCGGTTCTTTTGTCTCATCCAGACCAGCTCCCTAGATCATGAGAAGATCAGGAATTTGTACAGGATCAGGGTAAACTTTGTCAATCCCAGAGAGCTCCCCAATCGGATTGGACTGGGAGGAGGCCATTTACCAGTGTCTGGAAAGCTTTATTCCATCATAGGCATTCTTACCAGTCCAAGAGTCCCTTCCTAAGATGGCTGCCACTCCCGAGCCTCATCCCGAGTCCAGAGGCGAATCTCTCCTTCATCCCGAGTCAAATGATGGCTTCAGCTCCAGGCTTCCTGAGTCAGCTTCAGACTCTGCTCCAGTtgctgagcccgctccagcccacgagcccgctccagccatcACTTTGGTTCCTCACCTGCACCTACTGCAATCACTGATTACCACCAGCTGTCACTCATCATCTGCACCACTCAAAATGCCCTCACACACTTCACTTAGCGTCTAGTCCCATCAATGGAGAGTACAACGTCTATGGCAAGAACTACGTCTTACGTACCTGGACTCCTTACCTGTTAATCACCTGAGATTCCCGAATCCTCTTCCATTGTCTGCTCTCCCTTCCTTGTGGATACTTCACCTGCAAAGACATTCTTCTATTAATTCACCAGCTAAGTGACTGTTCCAAAGTGCTTGTTCATTGACTTACCTGAATTCTGTTTACCAGTGTCCGTGCCTCTGTTTAAATAAGCATATTTAGATCACTTACCTCTCTGCATCTGTCTGTGTTCCTGACAGGTATGTTAATGAATTTACAAAATGACAAATCTACAGCAAATAGTTTAAGGACTGGGTTAAATAGATGAAATTAGTGTTTTATTCCATTTACAAAGTAACCATTCTCTGGCTCAGTTTCAGAAAGGACAAAATGGCATCCCTATGCAGTATACGGcacaaataatgcaataaaattcTGACACAATTATATGAAATAAGAAggtaattattaaaaaaatcattacaaaCTGAATTAAATATGTACAGACCGAGAGATAGAAAGGTACAGATAGACATGGATATAGACAGACATGGATTTAGACAGAATGAAAGATGGATAGAAAAGAGAAGATAAATAGATATTTAGACAGAGatttagatagacagacatattgtcatgatcattactgggagtgccctggtctgccactagagggcactccaacccggactgtGTCTCACCTCACTTGTGAacttcattacccataacgcacttcccggactcatcatctcatgtcattgcacccagctgttttgtgttccctcatcagtgtctgtctatttataccctgtttgtttctgttttagTCATGGAGTTTTCAGTTCAGATCACCTGTTCCTTGTTTGTTCTCTGGTtccttgttttcatttttgtacgGACTGCTTTattggattttgacccttgcctgacTCTGGATTTACGATTTTGGATTACCCTTTAATAAACAACCACTGCACTTGGATctgtctcttgtctccgtgtttGAAACGTGACACATATAGATATagacaaacattttatttaatatataaatatatatatatatatatatatatatatatatatatatatatatatatatatatatatatatatatatatatacacacacagacagatacATAGACcgatggatggataaataggtagacagacatatagatttAGACAGACATATTTAGCCAGATacatagatagaaagatagatagaagaaaagaaataaaaataaaatacggatagaaagaaagacagaaagaaagaaaaagatagatgaagaaaaagaaagagaaagaaagaaaacatacATGCCAAAACTACCCAAAAATTTTCAACCTGCCCCGAACTCATGCAGACATCTTAAATTGGCATTATGAACATGTGCTTCATACTAAGAGTTGCTTGTTAATACCacaccataatatgtgaggaaagATTGTGGTCACAATTGTGACTGCTGGGATTAAATGGGTTAAGGAATTCAAGACCATGACGACATGGTAACGTGTACAAAGActataacatttataatgtgtgtCACAACCACATGAAAATGTTGATTCTCTTCTGTTTGTCCTCATAGGCATCAAAAACTTCTGTCAGACATCCAAAGTCTACAATGAAAGAAAAGGACACTGAGGACACAACTCATGTCTGTAATGAGGACATTGTACAGGTATTAAATGTGCCTGTTATATTATGTGTGCAATGCATGTGAATGTGCTTCTGGGTTAATTCAACTAACATGAAAATATAGTTGCTTTTAAGTTGGGCTGTGACTTTAACTGTTGTCACTGTCACTgtaaacaataataaatcaatTACATCTTGTTTTAGAACTTTGTAAGTATGTTAATGAAAATGGGCACAAAGTAAAACCAGCTCTatggtcatatatatatatatatatatatatatatatgttaaagtcattttttgttgtgcagtgactgttgttgttttttttttttctgtctccaATACAAAATTTTAGGCTTTTTGGAATTCAAAGGACTGTGAAGTGGTGGTTGTGTGATACAGTCAGTTGACAAGAAAGTGACATATACATTGCGCTTAACAGGGTTCAAAACCTTGAAACCACACAACTGGTTGACTGGGGAGGTAATCATAagtctacactgtaaaaaacaaccaaaaaaaaaaaaaaaaaaaaaagcaaacagcaactaattttaaagaaaagaactGATTCTTTTTCAggttattttcttttattttaaattgtagtcaAAACTCTGAAAAATTATatctaaattaatttattatgacattaatgacaaatactACCAAACAAATaccataaaattaaaaaactaataaGCGGAAAAAGTTATTATTTCCTGAATTATTATGATCAAACaccttcactgtaaaaaaagggTCAAATAACTGGAAGCCCATGCTAAACAAAATCCTTAAAATTAAAGTAGACTTTCCTAATTTctcttgacccttgacattTCAGCTCTAGTTTTTCTCTGCTATAACTGTGTTTCTGAAGCACATCTGTTATAGCAAAAACTTCTGATCAGATGAAGttggttacatttttataatgattCAAACATCATATAGTGGCCTGATTAACTAATCTCATTCCAGAACTGTCGTTTAAACTAACAAACTTCAATAATCAGcctatgaatctcaacaatgttgacaatcatacaaaaaaaaaaaaaaaaaaaaaaaattgtgacttAAGTACCTtgagagagatctgttagtgttttttttttttttttttttttttttttaaattaggaGATGAATTGGGATATTTTACCTTAATTGTACAGTTTATGTTTGGCAAAAGCTTCTGCCAGTCACTGAGCGTTTCttttttaatgatgtttaaccattattttcattaatggTAAATGTTTGCACACTTTGCTGCCATGTAttttactacttttttttttttttacatttacttttttacAGTATACATTACCAAGCAGtgatacaatatatatttataattcagTTAGATAAGTAAGGATTTAAATTAACCACCACTGTAAATACTACAAGGTATTCTGAACCTACATTTCAGGATACATTTTCATATTTGTACTGGTATAGTTTTAAGTGAAAGGATGCCCAATGCTATTTTTGTACTTGAAAGGACAATATAGACAGaaagtgtatatttattatcataaaatgacaaatgttttatgcatacCATTGattaatacatatattttaactAAATGTGAAACAGTCACTATTGTGCATTTTTACTTTCACTACTTGTAGGCAAATGAGTGAAGAtacattttacaaatactacgTCACTACTATTGTAATGAGATGTAAGggtataaatttaattttcctAAATGTTTTCAGGTTATCGAAAGCTACATCCAAACCTTGTTAAATTCCAAAGGTTATGGAAAGTACATCTTTTTATTCAACCACTTCTCTGCCGGTGTTGTTGTATTTGGGGAGAGATCTGTCATGTCCAGGCACAGTTACCGAAAGGTTAGACTTTACGGTTGTTATTCTGTACAAAATGAAAAGGTCAAAAAGACAagtacaataatataatataatatttcaacTCATTTGAAGGTCAACTTCGAAAAATTTGACGTCATAATCGGATTTATGCAAGTAAACAAGAACCACTGGAAATTTCTGGTATGTAAAACTATTGTTAAACCATAGTTCATTACTTATGTATATGGAAAACTAACCAAACTATATGTTCTAATAGTACCTCAATaggacatcacagaaggttttagTGGTGGATCCCCAAGGGATAGATGAAGCTAAAGAATCCGAACTTGCTGCAGAAAGGTTCAGGTattgtattataatattactttttttaaatatcatacAGTACATTATCATGTgaactaataaataaatttgataaTATACAATTCTCACATGTGTAGAACATACTTCAAGATGCGGCAAATACTGTATGGTAAGACGGACTGGGTGGATGTGGCATGGACACATGGTGTGTTGAAGCACACCATACAAAAAGACAGTTACAGCTGTGGTGTTTATGTCATGCAGGTAGCTATACAATATAGAACCTTAGAACATTCATTTTTGCATAACCTCAAAtgtgtaatatttaaatttcttaTTCTTTTATGGCTAATGTATTTTGCAAgtttatttaatgatatttaTGTTACCCAACAGATGGCTAAGGAGGTAGTGGAGTCATTTCCAGAGACACCATCTAAAATCAGGATACCTTCTAGCCAGCATATCCTATCTGAGCTGCGTAAGGAGATTGCAGTAACCATCCTAGAAGCATCAGGTATGTATTTTAAGCACACATTAATGAGAATCATGCACAAATCTTTCGGTACGTGTGCTCTTTCACTACGGTATGGGCATGAAAATCCAAGCCTCCAACAAACTGATCTAAAGTCAGtaaatcatttgcaaaatatagttaattcatattttatatatttcattatgTACATTGTTAATATATTAAGATAAGGCTATATACTGTACAATTATTGATTTCATTCCTTGTTACTGTAATTAAGAagattatattaatttattaacattttattaattagctCATATGTGAACAGTgagataatgtttttttatgctttGTTCACAACTTATTACCTGCAAGTGTTAGCACTTTGGATTAGGTTATGGTAGCTCCGAAaatcaaaaaaaatcaaatgacaTTAACTGCACtacaatagacccttttcacatttccggggTTCTCAAATGtggaagtcgtcatagttgtGTTAACTTTTATAGCGCCGAATGAGAGactttcatgactgaactactAACTTAGCCCATACTAAATGtcaagatttatttttatttttttgttcaaaCGTATTAACCATAAtaaattttcataattttccaTGACCTAATGTAAAGTGAAAAATATTTACTTATTAAGATGTTTATAAGGAATAAAAAGCATTATCTTAGTCTTTACATATGACCTAATTAtaaaattttgatttatatCCTGAAAATGAGTTAAGAACGCACTATATGGTAATCTATTAATACATTAACAGTTAGGAGACTACAATATACAAACCAGGAGTTACCTATTTAATTTGCAATTGATTTGTAAGCATTTGATTAGTTTTTATACTTAGTAAGAAGtgtcagcattttttttcacagggcCAGAGTACAAAACAAAGTTGCTAATTACTGCTTATCATGGTTTTCTTAAATATACACCATCATTGGACCATGAAGATGTAAGAATATTTACAGTCTTGTATTTAGAGGCCATTTCAGTTTTAGGTTCTTAGTGgctgaaatttcattttaaatgtaattaaattaatttttattaattatttttttttaaatatatcaatctatctatcaaaaAATTAGAACATTTAAAATAGAACACTGATTTGTGGGAATGTAATTACAGTGTTCAACCCCAAGGATCATTGCTCCTTTTGTGGACAAGAGTCTCCTGCTGGACGTGTGGGTCGGAACACATGGGTTTGTGTCCTTTTTTATGAAACAATTCTTATTAGATAGGCTATTTAACATAGATCTTATGTTTTAAACTATTACATCTACTTATATAATTAGTATGcagataattaaataattagtaTGGGGTCAACCTTGAAATAACATTATAGCAAATGTTCTGTAGTACTTTGTATTAAGTAAATAAAAtcatatattttcattatttcaatttcCCCCCACCAGATTCAGTGCAGCAGCTGTGCAAGATGGTACCATGCAGTCTGTGTCAACATTACCATAAAAGGTGTACGAAAACTAAAAAGAGCACTGTGGCTGTGTGCTTTCTGTACATAAGCACTACTAAATCCTTTGagacaaaacatgtaaaaaGTTATTGTTCATTTTGTATGGTTTTCATTTTATGTTGAATGTTTGCATAAACACGAGTTCTGTCAAAATGGCTGTTGTCCTAACAATTTTTGGGGTGAGGTCTGGGAACCTATTAACAGCATTCAGTATATTTTTTCGTACTGTTCCATATTCAACCAGTAGGGTCAAGTCTCCTTTATttatgtttcatatttttttacaatacagattgtttaaAACCAGCTTTGCAGAATTAACAGCAAACATCTACATCATGTACATTTTGACATTGTAATGATATAATTAAGGTATAATCTGTACATGCAGTTCCCTTTTTCAccagtaggggtaaaaaaagGTTGTGAAAGTTGTCCCCTGTCCTCTTCTACTGAATGACACTGGTTGGATGTCTCTGTCTCCGTCTCCCTGATGGTCAAAGCTATTACACAGAGAAAGTTAATTTTGGGCATGCAGTTCCCTTTTTCACCAGTAGGGGTAAAAGAAGAGGTTGTGAAAGTTGTCCCCTGTCCCcttttactgaatgacactggttggatgtctctgtctccctgatggacaaagctattacaaaaagaaagttaATTTTGGTCATGCAGTTCCCTTTTTCACCAGTAGGGGTTAAAAAAAGAGACTGTGAAAGTTGTCCCCTGTCTTCTTCTACTCAATGACACAGGTTAGATGTCTCTGTCTCCCTGATGGACAAAGctattacaaaaagaaagttaattttgggcatgcagttccatttttcaccagtaggggtaaaaaaagAGACTGTGAAAGTTGTCCCCTGTCCTCTTCTACTGAATGACACTGGTTGGATGTCTCTGTCTCCCTGATGGACAAAGCTATTACACAGAGAAAGTTAATTTTGGTCATGCAGTTCCCTTTTTCAccagtaggggtaaaaaaagAGACTGTGAAAGTTGTCCCCTGTCCTCTTCTACTGAATGACACTGGTTGGATGTCTCTGTCTCCCTGATGGACAAAGCTATTACACAGAGAAAGTTAATTTTGGGCACGCAGTTCCCTTTTTCAccagtaggggtaaaaaaagGAGGTTGTGAAAGTTGTCCCCCGTCCCCTTCTACTGAATGACACTGGCTGGATGTCTGTCTCCCTGATGGACAAAGctattacaaaaagaaa from Megalobrama amblycephala isolate DHTTF-2021 linkage group LG17, ASM1881202v1, whole genome shotgun sequence includes these protein-coding regions:
- the LOC125250038 gene encoding uncharacterized protein LOC125250038 isoform X2, coding for MSRHSYRKVNFEKFDVIIGFMQVNKNHWKFLYLNRTSQKVLVVDPQGIDEAKESELAAERFRTYFKMRQILYGKTDWVDVAWTHGVLKHTIQKDSYSCGVYVMQMAKEVVESFPETPSKIRIPSSQHILSELRKEIAVTILEASVFNPKDHCSFCGQESPAGRVGRNTWIQCSSCARWYHAVCVNITIKGVRKLKRALWLCAFCT
- the LOC125250038 gene encoding uncharacterized protein LOC125250038 isoform X1 translates to MSRHSYRKVNFEKFDVIIGFMQVNKNHWKFLYLNRTSQKVLVVDPQGIDEAKESELAAERFRTYFKMRQILYGKTDWVDVAWTHGVLKHTIQKDSYSCGVYVMQMAKEVVESFPETPSKIRIPSSQHILSELRKEIAVTILEASGMYFKHTLMRIMHKSFGTCALSLRYGHENPSLQQTDLKSVNHLQNIVNSYFIYFIMYIVNILR